One genomic window of Staphylococcus hsinchuensis includes the following:
- a CDS encoding MerR family transcriptional regulator: MQYTIKEVSEKMNLPAHTIRYYENEGLLPFLKRDENGYRIFDDSDLGWLEFISCLKITGMSLEDLRKIILLTYNESEDFDSRRKILLEHREKLKIQQENLNRAFNKVEVKLEYFNQLEKQYKNDKFNN, from the coding sequence ATGCAATATACAATAAAAGAAGTTTCAGAAAAAATGAATCTCCCCGCACACACAATTAGATATTACGAAAATGAAGGTTTACTCCCTTTTTTGAAACGTGATGAAAATGGCTATAGAATTTTTGACGATAGTGACTTAGGTTGGTTAGAGTTTATTTCATGTTTAAAAATTACAGGTATGTCTTTAGAAGATTTACGTAAAATAATTTTGTTAACGTATAATGAAAGTGAGGATTTTGATTCAAGAAGAAAAATTTTGCTTGAACATAGAGAAAAATTAAAAATTCAACAAGAAAATTTGAACAGAGCATTTAATAAAGTTGAAGTGAAACTAGAATATTTTAATCAGTTAGAAAAGCAATATAAAAATGACAAATTCAATAATTAA
- a CDS encoding GAF domain-containing sensor histidine kinase — protein MQKPTRLALLKDIAEFLNEETETYSMLQGALESLIKGSDFTTGWIFFIDEAGEHEVVSDVSLPGALTKQNSKYMCEGSCWCVQAYQNKKLTKASNIINCSRINLANQAYHEETDGVTHHATVPLKSGDEQYGLLNVAAPHTTHYSEENLELLESVAFQIGSAIKRILLTDQEKEAARISERNRLARDLHDSVNQMLFSVKLTAHAALGMTQEDVSKKAFHVIEETSQQAVSEMRALIWQLKPVGLEHGLVQAVNKYSALLNLEINVQVEGLIDLPNIIEENIYRIIQEAMNNTKKHSHTSTILLKLNQQQHRLLVDIEDEGTGFKEDQVDLQSHGLNNMKQRVKVIHGKITIDTAPDQGTHIHLDIPLK, from the coding sequence ATGCAAAAACCAACACGCTTAGCATTATTAAAAGATATTGCTGAATTTTTAAATGAAGAAACCGAAACGTATAGCATGTTACAAGGTGCCTTGGAGTCATTAATAAAGGGGAGTGATTTTACCACAGGTTGGATCTTTTTTATCGATGAAGCGGGCGAACATGAAGTCGTTTCAGACGTTTCCTTACCAGGTGCCTTAACAAAGCAAAATAGCAAATACATGTGTGAAGGTTCATGTTGGTGTGTACAAGCATATCAAAATAAAAAGTTAACGAAAGCCTCTAATATTATAAACTGTTCGCGCATCAATCTGGCTAATCAAGCATATCATGAAGAAACAGATGGCGTAACACATCATGCGACAGTGCCTTTAAAATCCGGAGACGAACAATATGGTTTACTGAATGTCGCGGCGCCACATACTACACATTATAGTGAGGAAAATCTAGAATTATTAGAATCGGTAGCATTTCAAATCGGTTCAGCGATTAAACGTATCTTGCTCACAGATCAGGAAAAAGAAGCTGCACGTATTAGTGAGCGTAATCGATTAGCGAGAGATTTACATGATTCTGTTAACCAAATGTTATTTTCAGTTAAATTGACAGCACATGCAGCATTAGGAATGACACAAGAAGATGTTTCTAAAAAAGCATTTCATGTTATAGAAGAAACAAGTCAACAAGCTGTCAGTGAAATGCGTGCTTTAATTTGGCAATTGAAACCAGTTGGTTTAGAACATGGTTTAGTGCAAGCTGTAAACAAATATAGTGCGTTACTCAATTTAGAAATAAATGTTCAAGTGGAAGGGCTTATAGATTTACCTAACATTATCGAAGAAAACATTTATCGCATTATTCAAGAAGCGATGAATAATACAAAAAAACATAGTCACACATCGACTATACTGCTAAAACTTAATCAACAACAACATCGTTTACTCGTGGATATTGAAGATGAGGGGACAGGTTTTAAAGAAGATCAAGTTGACTTACAATCGCACGGCTTAAATAATATGAAACAACGTGTGAAAGTCATTCATGGGAAAATAACTATTGATACAGCGCCTGATCAAGGTACCCACATTCATCTAGATATACCATTAAAGTAA
- a CDS encoding dicarboxylate/amino acid:cation symporter, giving the protein MKTKHLSLRIVIALILGIVVGSICNLFIQNGFIGGLDKYVFNVIGQIFLNLIFMLVVPIVFVSIVLGVIGVGDPKLLGGIGLKTITFFLTTTALAITIGLLLAMLFQPGQGKSDLFKSKDVDKYEQTLKKDSGGEATNQTFDQTLIDLFPKNPVKAMTDENMLQIITFAIFIGIGIIMVGSKAQIVHKFFEQTNEVLMYIITMIMNVFAPIGTFGLVAHAFTGAGFGAIQQLGMYFFVVLLALFVHFFVVYGTAVKLLGHYSPMKFFKAFIPAITVGFSASSSNAALPVSMECTKKMGVRPEIASFVQPLGATINMDGTAIMQGVATIFIAQISGVQLSLGQLITVVIVAVVASIGTAGVPGVGLIMLAMVLNAVGLNPAAIGIILGIDRLLDMTRTSVNITGDAACALIVSNSEEKKLATKNSA; this is encoded by the coding sequence ATGAAAACAAAGCATCTTTCGTTAAGAATAGTTATCGCACTTATATTAGGGATAGTTGTGGGATCTATTTGTAACTTGTTTATCCAAAATGGTTTTATTGGGGGCTTGGATAAATATGTGTTTAATGTGATAGGTCAAATATTTTTGAATTTGATCTTTATGTTAGTGGTGCCTATTGTTTTTGTATCAATTGTATTAGGTGTAATAGGAGTTGGTGATCCTAAATTATTGGGAGGTATAGGATTAAAAACAATTACATTCTTTTTAACTACAACAGCGCTTGCGATTACTATCGGTTTACTATTAGCGATGTTATTTCAACCTGGACAAGGGAAATCAGATTTATTTAAGAGTAAAGATGTCGATAAGTATGAACAAACATTGAAAAAAGATAGTGGAGGAGAAGCTACAAACCAAACTTTTGACCAAACATTAATAGATTTATTCCCTAAAAACCCTGTAAAAGCTATGACGGATGAAAATATGCTGCAAATTATTACTTTCGCTATTTTCATAGGGATTGGAATTATTATGGTTGGGTCTAAAGCACAAATCGTTCATAAATTTTTCGAACAAACAAATGAGGTCCTGATGTACATCATTACAATGATTATGAATGTGTTTGCACCAATAGGAACATTTGGTTTAGTCGCACATGCTTTTACAGGTGCCGGATTCGGAGCTATACAGCAATTAGGAATGTATTTCTTTGTTGTGTTACTTGCGTTATTTGTACATTTCTTTGTGGTATATGGTACAGCAGTCAAATTGTTAGGCCATTATAGTCCAATGAAGTTCTTTAAAGCATTTATACCTGCTATTACAGTAGGGTTCAGTGCTTCAAGTTCAAATGCTGCGTTACCTGTGTCGATGGAATGCACCAAAAAGATGGGGGTTCGACCTGAAATTGCCTCATTTGTTCAACCTTTAGGTGCCACGATAAACATGGATGGTACAGCGATTATGCAAGGTGTAGCAACCATATTTATTGCCCAAATTTCTGGAGTTCAGCTATCATTGGGACAATTAATTACTGTTGTAATCGTAGCTGTTGTCGCTTCAATAGGAACAGCAGGTGTGCCTGGTGTTGGGTTAATCATGTTGGCGATGGTACTTAATGCTGTAGGTTTAAATCCAGCTGCTATAGGTATCATATTGGGCATAGATAGACTGCTAGATATGACCCGAACTTCAGTAAATATTACTGGTGACGCAGCTTGCGCACTCATTGTATCAAATAGTGAAGAGAAGAAACTTGCAACTAAAAATAGCGCATAA
- a CDS encoding response regulator, with protein sequence MYRILLVDDHHIVRQGLEFLLSTVDDLEVIDGFSDGESFLKYLETQPHPDIVLLDLVMPGMNGIEVTEILKKKYPDIKILVLTSYVDDEHVISAIDKGADGYEMKDVQPEQLIQTIKEVVSGNKIIHPQAQSVIDSVSKKPHVTNKLSKRETEVLAEMVKGKTNKEIASALFVSEKTVKTHVSHIFAKLQVTDRTQAAIYAMENKLI encoded by the coding sequence ATGTATCGGATTTTATTAGTAGATGATCACCATATCGTAAGACAAGGTTTAGAATTTTTGCTTTCTACTGTGGATGATTTAGAAGTGATTGATGGATTTTCAGATGGTGAATCATTTTTAAAATATTTAGAAACGCAGCCACATCCTGATATCGTACTTTTAGATTTAGTTATGCCTGGAATGAATGGTATTGAGGTCACTGAAATTTTGAAAAAAAAGTACCCCGACATAAAAATTCTCGTACTGACGAGTTATGTCGATGATGAACATGTGATTTCAGCGATTGATAAAGGAGCAGATGGCTACGAAATGAAAGATGTGCAACCTGAACAGTTAATACAGACCATCAAAGAAGTGGTGTCAGGCAACAAAATCATACATCCACAAGCACAAAGTGTAATTGATTCAGTAAGTAAGAAACCACATGTTACAAATAAATTATCTAAACGTGAAACGGAAGTACTTGCAGAAATGGTTAAAGGGAAAACTAACAAAGAAATCGCTTCAGCTTTATTTGTTTCAGAAAAAACGGTAAAAACGCATGTCAGCCATATATTTGCAAAACTTCAAGTAACAGATCGTACACAAGCAGCGATTTACGCAATGGAAAATAAATTAATATAA
- the lip gene encoding YSIRK-targeted triacylglycerol lipase, which translates to MKKRQNKYSIRKYSMGAASILIGTLFFSVGHADAAETNDANPTGETQQIHKKAKSVTSNETAENENTQQNSTKTNQLEDTPTSNTATNSNNEATQSEQKQNVNSEETSTTQEEAKSSEQSTEENNTTQVEPKSSEQSTVENAATQEEPKSSEQSAEEDNTTQEEPKSSEQNAEEDNATQEEPKTSEQSIEEDDATEEDDATEEEPKSTEQSTEKDDVTQEEPKSSEQSTEKDDATKEEPKTSEQSTEEDSTTQEVLTSEEVQPSKEDQNTNSVKDNNLTESNTNLSENASNDSNPISLNQLENQQPSTTSPVNNDKKEQDQALSTLKENAVATTRDQSSNTTAEATDVQPGKTAKQGEYKNEDPIILVHGFNGYTDDNNPIGMTHYWGGDKLNIREDLESNGYETHEASISAFGSNYDRAIELYYYIKGGTVDYGAAHAAKYGHDRYGKTYEGVYKDWQPGQKVHLVAHSMGGQTVRQLEELLRNGSQEEIEYQKEHGGEISPLLAGGHDNMVSSITTLATPHSGTLAADELGNEAFIRQVLYDYIKLGSTSASNVDFGLSQWGLKQREGESFIEYMQRAEQSGIWKTTDNALHDLTREGANELNQRTSLNPNIVYKTYTGESTHKSLFDRQKADLNLFFQHALTANVIGKADDPEWRVNDGLVSTISGQHPFNQAYTDATDDIQKGIWQVTPIKHNWDHVDFVGQDSTDTARTTAELRDFWHGIAEDLVKSEQVN; encoded by the coding sequence ATGAAAAAAAGGCAAAACAAATACAGTATACGTAAATATAGTATGGGCGCAGCGTCAATATTAATTGGTACTTTATTCTTTAGTGTGGGTCATGCAGATGCTGCTGAAACTAATGATGCAAACCCAACTGGCGAAACGCAACAGATACATAAAAAAGCCAAGTCAGTTACGAGTAACGAAACTGCAGAAAATGAAAACACTCAACAAAATTCAACGAAAACAAATCAATTAGAAGACACTCCCACTTCTAATACCGCGACAAATTCTAATAATGAAGCAACACAATCAGAACAAAAGCAAAATGTAAATTCAGAAGAAACTAGCACAACACAAGAAGAAGCGAAATCATCTGAACAAAGCACAGAAGAAAATAACACAACGCAAGTAGAACCAAAATCATCTGAACAAAGCACAGTAGAAAATGCCGCAACACAAGAAGAGCCGAAATCATCTGAACAAAGTGCAGAAGAAGATAACACAACACAAGAAGAACCAAAATCATCTGAGCAAAACGCAGAAGAAGATAACGCAACACAAGAAGAGCCAAAGACATCTGAACAAAGCATAGAAGAAGATGACGCAACAGAAGAAGATGACGCAACAGAAGAAGAACCAAAATCAACTGAACAAAGCACAGAAAAAGATGACGTAACACAAGAAGAGCCAAAATCATCTGAACAAAGCACAGAAAAAGATGACGCAACAAAAGAAGAGCCAAAGACATCTGAACAAAGTACAGAAGAAGACAGCACAACACAAGAGGTTCTAACCTCTGAAGAAGTCCAACCATCTAAAGAGGACCAAAATACAAATTCTGTTAAAGACAATAACTTAACAGAATCGAACACAAATTTAAGTGAAAATGCTTCGAACGACAGTAATCCTATCTCTCTAAATCAATTAGAAAATCAACAACCAAGTACGACTTCACCTGTTAACAATGATAAGAAAGAACAAGATCAAGCGCTAAGCACATTAAAAGAAAATGCAGTAGCTACAACGCGTGATCAATCATCGAACACAACTGCAGAAGCAACTGACGTTCAGCCTGGCAAAACTGCAAAACAAGGTGAATATAAAAATGAAGACCCAATCATTTTAGTGCATGGCTTTAACGGCTATACAGATGACAATAACCCAATCGGCATGACTCACTATTGGGGTGGAGATAAATTAAATATCCGTGAAGATTTAGAAAGTAATGGATATGAAACACATGAAGCAAGTATAAGTGCGTTTGGTAGTAACTATGATCGTGCGATTGAATTATATTACTACATTAAAGGTGGAACGGTTGATTACGGTGCTGCACATGCTGCGAAATATGGACACGATCGTTATGGTAAAACATATGAAGGTGTATACAAAGATTGGCAACCAGGTCAAAAAGTACACTTAGTAGCGCATAGTATGGGCGGACAAACTGTACGTCAATTAGAAGAATTATTAAGAAATGGTAGTCAAGAAGAAATCGAATATCAGAAGGAACATGGCGGCGAAATTTCACCATTACTCGCTGGTGGTCACGATAATATGGTTTCTAGTATTACGACTTTAGCGACACCACATAGTGGTACACTTGCTGCAGATGAATTAGGAAATGAAGCATTCATCAGACAAGTCCTTTATGATTATATTAAATTAGGAAGTACCTCAGCTTCTAATGTAGACTTCGGTCTTAGTCAATGGGGCCTTAAACAACGCGAAGGTGAATCATTTATTGAATATATGCAACGAGCTGAGCAAAGTGGAATCTGGAAAACAACAGATAATGCGTTACACGACCTAACACGTGAAGGTGCGAATGAACTTAATCAACGTACTTCATTAAATCCAAATATCGTTTATAAAACGTATACTGGTGAATCAACACATAAATCTTTATTCGATCGTCAAAAAGCTGATCTCAACTTATTTTTCCAACATGCGTTAACAGCTAATGTTATTGGTAAAGCAGATGATCCTGAATGGCGTGTTAATGATGGACTTGTTTCTACTATTTCTGGACAACATCCATTTAATCAAGCATATACAGATGCTACAGATGATATCCAAAAAGGTATCTGGCAAGTTACTCCAATCAAACATAATTGGGACCACGTAGACTTTGTAGGACAAGATTCTACGGATACAGCGAGAACTACTGCTGAATTAAGAGATTTTTGGCATGGAATTGCTGAAGATTTAGTTAAAAGTGAACAAGTTAACTAA
- a CDS encoding SDR family NAD(P)-dependent oxidoreductase gives MINKKLVLITGSSSGLGFELAKLFAEDNYDIAMSGSSERIYHSAKEIEKLGVKTYPYKADASTYEGVENFWKFVESKGRKVDAAVLNVGISLGGAFLENKLEDELRLIDINISGTVHMAKRVAKHMVENKSGDILIVSSLSATLPTPYETVYGPSKAFGFMFSEALRVELKEKNVNVTAMLPGATNTDFHHNAGMDNTFFGDEKNKNDKVQVAKQGYDALKNKLDYVVCGDEETKKEAIQNRTTPEEVKAMRHAQKAKPE, from the coding sequence ATGATAAATAAAAAATTAGTGTTAATAACGGGTTCAAGTTCAGGTTTAGGTTTTGAATTGGCTAAACTATTTGCAGAAGATAATTATGATATAGCAATGTCAGGTTCGAGTGAAAGAATTTATCATTCTGCTAAAGAAATAGAAAAACTTGGTGTGAAAACATATCCATATAAGGCTGATGCTTCTACTTATGAAGGGGTGGAAAATTTTTGGAAATTTGTTGAATCGAAAGGTAGAAAAGTCGATGCGGCTGTACTCAATGTTGGTATCAGTTTAGGAGGCGCCTTCTTGGAAAATAAGTTGGAAGATGAACTACGTTTAATTGATATCAACATTTCGGGCACAGTTCATATGGCTAAGCGTGTAGCTAAGCATATGGTAGAAAATAAATCAGGAGATATTTTAATCGTTTCATCATTATCTGCTACTCTACCCACACCTTATGAAACAGTATATGGACCATCTAAAGCATTCGGTTTTATGTTTTCTGAAGCATTACGAGTAGAGTTAAAAGAGAAAAACGTAAATGTAACTGCCATGCTTCCAGGTGCGACTAACACAGATTTCCATCACAATGCAGGAATGGATAACACATTTTTTGGTGACGAGAAAAATAAAAATGATAAAGTTCAAGTAGCCAAACAGGGTTACGATGCACTAAAAAATAAACTAGATTATGTAGTTTGTGGAGATGAAGAAACAAAAAAAGAGGCAATTCAAAATAGAACAACTCCTGAGGAAGTTAAAGCAATGAGACATGCTCAAAAGGCGAAACCTGAATAG
- the fumC gene encoding class II fumarate hydratase, giving the protein MSVRIEHDTFGEIEVPADKYWGAQTERSKRNFPVGKEQMPLEVVYGFAQLKRGAALANHELGKLSDAKKDAIVYACDKVLNGELDEHFPLVVWQTGSGTQSNMNVNEVVSYVANEYLESKGSDESIHPNDDVNKSQSSNDTFPTAMHVALYNEVESKLEPALKSLRDTFEEKEKKFHEIIKIGRTHLQDATPIRLGQEISGWRYMLDKCETLLKESKAHILNLAIGGTAVGTGINAHPEFGDKVAKFIAENTGYPFVSSENKFHALTAHDEVVQLHGTLKALAGDLMKIANDVRWLASGPRAGLAEISIPENEPGSSIMPGKVNPTQCEMLTMVAVQVMGNDSAVGIASSQGNFELNVYKPVILHNTLQSIYLLADGMQTFNDNCAVGIEPIDENIDNYLNQSLMLVTALNPHIGYEKAASIAKKAHREGLTLKESAIQSGYLTEEQFDEWIKPENMVEPK; this is encoded by the coding sequence ATGTCAGTAAGAATTGAACATGATACTTTTGGTGAAATTGAAGTACCTGCAGATAAATATTGGGGTGCTCAAACTGAAAGAAGTAAAAGAAATTTCCCAGTAGGTAAAGAACAAATGCCATTAGAAGTAGTATATGGCTTTGCTCAATTAAAAAGAGGTGCAGCTTTAGCTAACCATGAGCTCGGTAAATTATCAGATGCTAAAAAAGATGCAATTGTTTATGCATGTGATAAAGTTTTAAATGGTGAATTAGATGAACATTTCCCATTAGTTGTTTGGCAAACTGGTAGTGGTACACAAAGTAATATGAATGTTAACGAAGTTGTAAGTTACGTTGCAAATGAATATTTAGAGAGTAAAGGTAGCGACGAATCTATTCACCCGAATGATGACGTGAATAAATCACAAAGCTCTAATGATACTTTCCCAACAGCGATGCACGTAGCTTTATATAACGAAGTGGAATCTAAATTAGAACCAGCATTAAAGTCATTACGTGACACTTTTGAAGAAAAAGAAAAGAAATTCCACGAAATCATTAAAATTGGACGTACGCACTTACAAGATGCAACACCAATCCGTTTAGGACAAGAAATCAGTGGTTGGCGTTATATGTTAGATAAATGTGAAACATTATTAAAAGAATCTAAAGCGCATATCTTAAACTTAGCTATTGGTGGTACTGCAGTAGGTACTGGAATCAATGCACATCCTGAGTTTGGTGACAAAGTTGCTAAATTTATTGCTGAGAATACAGGATATCCTTTCGTATCATCTGAAAATAAATTCCACGCACTTACTGCGCATGACGAAGTTGTTCAATTACATGGTACATTAAAGGCATTAGCTGGAGACTTAATGAAGATTGCTAACGATGTAAGATGGTTAGCTTCAGGACCAAGAGCGGGTCTTGCGGAAATTTCAATCCCTGAAAATGAACCAGGTTCATCTATCATGCCTGGTAAAGTTAATCCAACGCAATGTGAAATGCTTACAATGGTAGCTGTTCAAGTTATGGGTAACGATTCAGCAGTTGGTATCGCAAGTTCACAAGGTAACTTTGAATTAAACGTTTATAAACCAGTTATTTTGCACAATACGTTACAGTCTATCTACTTATTAGCTGACGGTATGCAAACATTTAACGATAATTGTGCTGTTGGTATTGAACCAATTGATGAAAATATTGATAACTACTTAAATCAATCATTAATGTTAGTAACTGCTTTAAACCCTCACATCGGTTACGAAAAAGCAGCAAGTATTGCGAAAAAAGCACATCGCGAAGGTTTAACATTAAAAGAATCAGCTATTCAATCAGGTTATTTAACTGAAGAACAATTCGATGAGTGGATTAAACCTGAAAATATGGTAGAACCAAAATAA
- a CDS encoding 6-phosphogluconolactonase: MAMNFKVLENEHDVAVYTADILRKQFNNNPTTIAGFHLAKESAPVLDKLKKNVDRHAVDFSQVNILDYDDKKSYFSALGVPESQVYNVSFGEDTESFIKDKMKTKENKGKLITQVLSMDSHGKLDISVKQGLFSAREVILVVTGHDKKEVVHKLYEENGQSSFEPSDLKAHRMVNVVLDKAAAEGLPEDVKQYFTARFA, encoded by the coding sequence ATGGCAATGAATTTTAAAGTTTTAGAAAATGAACATGACGTAGCTGTATATACTGCAGACATTTTAAGAAAACAATTTAATAACAATCCAACAACAATCGCAGGTTTCCACCTTGCAAAAGAAAGTGCACCTGTATTAGATAAATTAAAGAAAAATGTTGATAGACATGCAGTTGATTTCAGTCAAGTAAACATTTTAGATTATGATGATAAAAAATCATATTTTTCTGCATTAGGCGTACCTGAAAGCCAAGTTTATAACGTTTCATTCGGTGAAGATACTGAATCATTTATCAAAGACAAAATGAAAACAAAAGAAAATAAAGGTAAATTAATTACACAAGTACTTTCAATGGATTCACATGGTAAATTAGATATTAGTGTTAAGCAAGGTTTATTCTCAGCTCGTGAAGTAATCTTAGTCGTTACTGGTCATGACAAAAAAGAAGTTGTGCATAAATTATATGAAGAAAACGGTCAATCAAGCTTTGAACCATCAGATTTAAAAGCACACCGTATGGTTAACGTAGTGCTTGATAAAGCAGCTGCAGAAGGCTTACCTGAAGACGTTAAACAATATTTCACAGCACGCTTTGCATAA
- a CDS encoding RluA family pseudouridine synthase, with product MKFEIPEQYNQLTLRKIFQQLQLPKKDLHQLNMSKEITINDAPAKLMSSVNTGDSVYIPTPEEESNYVPSYRYAKIYYEDEHLAIVLKPKGVKTHPNDLKESNTLMNHLIYTMDSKYVEPIHRLDQETVGLLIVAKNPLMKKILDRMLENNQIARIYKAHVHSLLPIKAQTIDKPIGKDKFHSNRRRVSETGQTAITHILDSKMIKEGVCELDLKLDTGRTHQIRVHLAEIGHPVIGDPLYGDSTLRKLQLNSYKIEFIHPLTKQEISVSLDDEK from the coding sequence ATGAAATTTGAAATCCCAGAACAATATAATCAACTTACGTTGAGAAAAATTTTCCAACAACTTCAATTACCTAAAAAAGATTTACATCAGTTGAATATGTCTAAAGAAATTACAATTAACGATGCGCCAGCAAAGCTAATGTCTTCAGTAAACACTGGTGATTCAGTTTATATACCAACACCTGAGGAAGAAAGTAATTACGTGCCAAGTTATCGTTATGCAAAGATATATTATGAAGATGAGCATTTAGCGATTGTCTTAAAACCTAAAGGTGTAAAAACACATCCAAATGATTTAAAAGAAAGCAATACTTTAATGAATCATCTCATCTATACAATGGATAGTAAATATGTAGAACCGATTCATCGATTAGACCAAGAAACTGTTGGATTACTGATCGTTGCAAAAAATCCATTAATGAAGAAAATATTAGATAGAATGTTAGAAAATAATCAAATCGCCCGTATCTATAAAGCGCATGTACATAGCCTTTTACCTATCAAGGCTCAAACTATTGATAAACCAATTGGTAAAGATAAATTTCATTCCAACCGTCGAAGAGTTTCTGAAACTGGCCAAACAGCCATCACGCATATTCTAGATTCCAAGATGATTAAAGAAGGCGTATGCGAATTAGATTTAAAACTTGATACAGGTAGAACGCATCAAATCCGTGTACATTTAGCTGAAATTGGACATCCGGTCATCGGTGACCCACTTTATGGTGATTCAACTTTAAGAAAGCTACAACTAAATAGTTATAAAATAGAATTTATTCATCCTTTAACAAAACAAGAAATTTCCGTCAGTTTAGATGATGAAAAATAA
- a CDS encoding SAS053 family DNA gyrase inhibitor: MTTDKHNEHQHTDTENEMVDGYDDVVELGKEMEQISEENDEDKLNKTHDSEVRSDL, from the coding sequence ATGACTACTGACAAGCACAATGAACATCAACATACTGATACTGAAAATGAAATGGTAGACGGTTACGATGATGTTGTAGAACTTGGCAAAGAAATGGAACAAATTTCTGAAGAAAATGATGAAGACAAATTAAATAAAACGCATGATTCAGAAGTACGTTCGGATTTATGA
- the yidC gene encoding membrane protein insertase YidC produces the protein MKNKYLYFLLLSPIFLAGCNYSSEESKNGFFGQTFIKPMEGLLHWFASIFNNNFGLAIIAIVLIVRFIMLPFMLAQAKNGQMMRKKMDIVKPEMDEVQEKVKRARTQDEKMAANQEMMEKYKEFDMNPMKTMLGCLPLLVQMPILFALYSILKWPSGDLKSHSHFLWFDLTQTDILMTIIAGLLYIVQPLVNLEQMPKEQKSMGYMMMVISPIFIIFVSLQSPSALALYWAVNAAFLVTQTYIANKIYSKVATEEAEKLRAKIDNKKKKNKGTRNKGKTISTKKK, from the coding sequence ATTTTTCTAGCAGGTTGTAACTATTCATCAGAAGAAAGTAAGAATGGCTTTTTCGGACAAACTTTTATAAAACCAATGGAAGGTTTATTACATTGGTTTGCAAGTATATTTAACAATAACTTTGGATTAGCCATCATCGCAATTGTACTTATTGTCCGTTTTATTATGCTACCATTTATGTTGGCACAAGCTAAAAATGGTCAAATGATGCGTAAAAAAATGGATATTGTTAAACCTGAAATGGATGAAGTTCAGGAAAAAGTAAAACGTGCAAGAACACAAGATGAAAAAATGGCAGCAAACCAAGAAATGATGGAAAAATATAAAGAATTTGATATGAACCCAATGAAAACTATGCTTGGGTGTTTACCATTACTTGTACAAATGCCTATTTTATTTGCACTCTATTCAATTTTAAAGTGGCCATCAGGAGATTTAAAATCACATTCACATTTCTTATGGTTTGATTTAACACAAACAGATATATTAATGACAATAATCGCAGGTCTACTCTATATTGTTCAACCACTTGTAAATTTAGAACAAATGCCGAAAGAACAAAAATCTATGGGTTATATGATGATGGTGATTTCACCAATTTTCATTATTTTTGTATCTCTTCAATCACCTTCAGCCTTAGCATTATATTGGGCTGTCAATGCGGCATTCCTTGTAACACAAACGTATATTGCTAATAAAATTTATTCAAAAGTTGCTACAGAAGAAGCTGAAAAATTACGTGCCAAAATTGATAACAAAAAGAAGAAAAACAAAGGCACAAGAAATAAAGGTAAAACAATTAGTACGAAAAAGAAATAA